The Eleutherodactylus coqui strain aEleCoq1 chromosome 6, aEleCoq1.hap1, whole genome shotgun sequence genome window below encodes:
- the UTP3 gene encoding something about silencing protein 10 — translation MGKPRRIVRPKKQKGTEVYDKSLSKADIPSTTELTSDYYNDEIDQFHEEKIQSLMAKGVTFDSDEEQYDSEDEVMPLDIKDDDDDEDVGEGDDVDDEGEDDRVSMGSDLEDRDKDGFPDELAWGQRKKLYYDTDYKEHQKKVKKTKEEQEAEDAEEEEEAQNIQRRLAKTLNEEDYGLDFIQAFAEKPSEETPTEQKIVKDLEQMSDKEKRKLLKKESPELMELIQDLKRKLAEVKNELDPLLQMVKDGIIPEGKGSAYLQTKYQLYLNYCTNISYYLLLKAKRIPISGHPVIERLVTYRTLINDLAVVDEKLSPEVRLLLSEDFQKSLAEGKLHIGQPKPSKKAAKKRPVSKVTPDDDSDMDEEDALNYYRMMEKRLLQKRKPLEEPASMEAPDEEMDPNAKRAITYQIAKNKGLTPKRKKIDRNPRVKHREKYRRAKIRRKGQVREVRKEEVRYSGEISGIRAGVKKSIKLKL, via the exons ATGGGGAAGCCTCGGAG GATTGTGAGGCCTAAGAAGCAGAAAGGCACTGAAGTATATGACAAATCCCTGTCCAAAGCAGATATCCCATCAACTACAGAG TTAACCTCAGACTACTATAATGATGAAATCGATCAATTCCACGAGGAAAAGATTCAG AGTTTGATGGCGAAAGGCGTGACGTTTGACAGCGATGAAGAACAGTATGACAGTGAG GATGAGGTTATGCCTCTTGATAtcaaggatgatgatgatgatgaagacgTGGGAGAAGGAGATGATGTTGATGATGAAGGGGAGGATGATCGTGTTTCCATGGGCAGTGACCTAGAAGATCGTGACAAAGATG GTTTTCCAGATGAATTGGCGTGGGGACAGAGGAAGAAGCTCTATTATGACACAGACTACAAAGAACACCAAAAAA aagtaaaaaaaactaaagaagagCAGGAAgccgaggatgcggaggaggaggaggaagcgcaGAACATCCAGAGGCGTTTAGCAAAGACCCTCAATGAAGAAGACTATGGGTTGGATTTCATTCAG GCATTCGCAGAAAAGCCGAGTGAAGAGACGCCCACTGAGCAGAAGATTGTTAAAGACCTGGAGCAAATGTCTGATAAGGAGAAGAGGAAATTGTTGAAGAAGGAATCTCCAGAACTAATGGAACTGATACAAGATCTTAAACGAAAG TTGGCTGAAGTGAAAAATGAGTTGGATCCTTTACTGCAAATGGTGAAAGATGGAATTATCCCTGAAGGAAAG GGCAGCGCCTACCTACAGACTAAATACCAGCTGTATTTAAA TTATTGCACAAACATCAGCTACTACTTGCTGCTGAAGGCAAAAAGAATCCCGATCTCCGGCCACCCTGTGATAGAGAGGCTGGTCACGTACAGGACT CTGATAAATGATTTGGCTGTTGTGGATGAGAAATTATCTCCAGAAGTTCGTCTGCTACTATCTGAAGATTTTCAGAAAAGCCTTGCCGAAGGAAAACTTCACATCGGCCAGCCAAAGCCCTCTAAAAAGGCTGCTAAGAAG CGCCCTGTATCTAAAGTCACGCCTGATGATGACAGCGATATGGATGAAGAAGATGCTCTGAATTACTACAGAATGATGGAGAAAAGATTATTGCAAAAGAGGAAGCCCCTGGAGGAGCCGGCGAG TATGGAGGCTCCAGATGAAGAAATGGATCCCAACGCCAAGAGGGCCATCACATACCAG attgCTAAGAATAAAGGGCTTACACCGAAAAGAAAGAAGATTGACCGCAACCCAAGAGTTAAACACCGAGAGAAATACAGACGCGCCAAGATCCGCAGAAAGGGCCAG GTACGCGAGGTGCGGAAGGAAGAAGTCCGATACTCCGGGGAGATCTCTGGTATCCGTGCTGGAGTCAAGAAGAGCATCAAGCTCAAGTTGTAA